From a region of the Syntrophales bacterium genome:
- a CDS encoding DEAD/DEAH box helicase, protein MGNIIMKGHVRERAGPLANHQARAKMAIQEIPNTLRPYQQEGVYFLLKEEACLLADEMGLGKTVQVAVALSLLIPKSRFGRALIIVPAALRINWEKEIDRWAPNLSVRRLLGDKDERFANYSLPINILIASYDQIRQDILPLSNMVHFDIVVLDEAQKVKNINSDISLSVRLLKRDRSWAITGTPVENSVNDLLAIFRFIKLDLLRQTMNKIEIHKLMQPHFMRRRKADVLPEMPPIILQDVPLELSPQQRKTYMSVWNNRSELIRKGKSRISNTAIFSVITKLKQICNYDVESGESSKMEALRLVVDNLVGKEDKIIIFSQYVETLKQISAHLKDKIVHEIYHGGLSEDARNLIIERFRSGEGPRAILMSLKAGGIGLNLQEASTVVLFDRWWNPALEDQAINRAHRFNRINVLHVFRFTVVDSIEERIVRILSEKKILFEQYVNQAEIAVIPKLDLNDLMKIIDLHTE, encoded by the coding sequence ATGGGAAATATAATTATGAAGGGACATGTCCGTGAAAGGGCAGGTCCGTTGGCAAATCATCAGGCTCGTGCTAAAATGGCAATTCAAGAAATACCTAATACACTTAGACCGTATCAGCAAGAAGGCGTCTACTTCCTCTTAAAAGAGGAGGCTTGCTTGTTGGCGGATGAAATGGGTCTCGGGAAAACTGTTCAAGTAGCTGTGGCCTTATCCTTGTTAATCCCCAAGAGTAGATTCGGGAGAGCACTGATTATTGTCCCCGCCGCACTGCGGATTAACTGGGAAAAAGAAATCGATAGGTGGGCACCAAATCTATCGGTGCGTAGGCTTCTGGGTGATAAAGATGAGAGGTTTGCTAACTATAGTTTACCGATTAATATATTAATCGCATCTTATGACCAAATTAGACAGGACATCCTCCCACTAAGCAATATGGTTCATTTCGATATTGTGGTTTTGGATGAAGCGCAAAAGGTAAAGAACATCAATTCCGATATATCATTGTCAGTAAGGCTTTTGAAACGTGACAGGTCTTGGGCGATAACTGGTACACCTGTTGAAAATAGTGTAAATGATCTTCTTGCAATATTTAGATTCATTAAGTTAGATCTTCTGCGTCAGACAATGAACAAGATAGAAATACACAAATTGATGCAACCCCACTTCATGCGAAGGCGGAAGGCGGATGTGCTACCTGAGATGCCGCCGATAATATTGCAGGACGTCCCTCTTGAGCTATCGCCCCAACAAAGAAAAACATATATGTCTGTCTGGAATAATCGTAGCGAATTGATCAGGAAAGGAAAAAGCCGCATATCAAATACTGCTATTTTTTCCGTTATCACTAAGCTCAAACAAATTTGCAACTACGATGTTGAGAGTGGAGAATCCTCAAAAATGGAAGCCCTGAGACTAGTCGTTGATAATTTAGTGGGCAAGGAAGACAAGATTATCATCTTTTCCCAGTACGTGGAAACGCTGAAACAGATATCCGCACACTTGAAGGATAAAATTGTGCACGAAATCTATCACGGTGGATTGTCTGAAGATGCTAGAAATCTGATAATTGAGAGATTTCGGAGTGGGGAAGGCCCTAGGGCTATTCTGATGTCTCTCAAAGCTGGTGGAATAGGTCTGAATCTACAGGAGGCAAGTACAGTCGTTTTGTTTGACCGATGGTGGAATCCAGCTTTAGAGGACCAGGCGATAAATAGGGCGCATAGGTTTAATAGGATAAATGTACTGCATGTGTTCCGATTTACCGTAGTTGATTCGATAGAAGAGAGAATTGTCCGTATTCTTAGTGAGAAAAAGATTCTCTTTGAACAATATGTGAATCAAGCAGAAATTGCGGTCATCCCCAAGTTAGACTTAAATGACTTGATGAAAATAATCGATTTACACACTGAATAA
- a CDS encoding ParB/RepB/Spo0J family partition protein, with protein MAFDYEVLAIKRVPLKDLVLGKGQVRKTQVSRDISELADSIKVVGQLQPIVICESSVQPGKFEILTGQRRYLACKEIGQEDIWAMILDRPIPELEAKVISFTENLIKRDPNKADYTDMCNHLYKIYGNVKIIAEKTGLPGSKVREYLKYTSLCPELKAMVDKGGGAGGVDQKTALRVQIALEKTGEVDPKIAVALAQKMRGMIGAQQQEVVEQVEVGGVTTVEEAEEIAKAAKKRKQYVKLIVQLAESQNKALNKYAQREGMKREDAAQSLITEALDGMGLLEEEE; from the coding sequence ATGGCATTCGATTACGAGGTTTTAGCGATTAAAAGAGTACCTCTTAAGGATCTGGTACTAGGTAAAGGACAGGTACGCAAAACTCAAGTGTCAAGAGACATAAGCGAATTGGCCGACAGTATAAAGGTCGTGGGACAGCTGCAACCAATTGTCATATGCGAGTCTTCTGTTCAACCTGGTAAGTTTGAGATCTTGACCGGACAAAGACGCTATTTAGCATGTAAGGAAATAGGGCAAGAGGACATATGGGCAATGATACTGGATCGCCCTATACCAGAGCTAGAGGCAAAGGTAATATCATTCACCGAGAACCTGATTAAACGTGACCCTAACAAAGCGGACTACACCGATATGTGCAACCATTTATATAAGATTTACGGCAACGTAAAAATAATAGCAGAAAAAACAGGATTGCCCGGCAGTAAAGTAAGAGAATATCTAAAATACACATCATTATGTCCGGAACTTAAAGCAATGGTGGACAAAGGTGGTGGGGCCGGCGGCGTAGACCAGAAGACAGCGTTGCGGGTTCAAATAGCCCTAGAGAAGACCGGCGAAGTCGACCCCAAAATAGCAGTTGCTTTGGCACAAAAAATGAGAGGCATGATCGGAGCGCAACAACAAGAAGTGGTGGAGCAGGTTGAGGTAGGAGGTGTTACGACTGTTGAGGAGGCCGAGGAGATTGCCAAGGCCGCCAAAAAGCGCAAGCAGTATGTGAAATTAATAGTCCAGTTGGCTGAATCCCAAAATAAGGCGCTGAATAAATATGCTCAGCGAGAAGGAATGAAACGGGAGGATGCGGCTCAATCGTTAATTACGGAAGCCCTTGACGGAATGGGCTTACTAGAGGAAGAGGAATGA
- a CDS encoding sigma-70 family RNA polymerase sigma factor, whose product MKTIAHKVPGVGRIFSEIVEDIVKSVDLVVLLRKLSDLDRLGDKILEDSNNTTATMIELYRLIQNSEGRRDSAVKSNSGSSCCLRDLFGFIFVEMLNNIAFGRGNPNLVDKVVKATNGDTLDIRTRIYRLAINRDLLPKDIIKLIDPKTPVVNLPPLVRDILSEQFSKNVLKDYQSFIDNIRIDGKAAFDRIIETHLRLVHKNARFIATKVSSLPIDDLIQEGSIGLMKAAEHFDPAYGHRFMSYAPYWIQQTADRAISDQGRTIRIPVHRVESINKLLRVKSLLKQASDQEPTLEEIGEAMDLSLAQVNKIIALTQMQVSLAPIAEEDSYLGDSIVDLTTRSPFDAICKQLLKEQIEEALTALTPREQRVIRLRFGLDDDQGRTLEEVAQEFNLTRERIRQIEVNAIRKLSHPVRIGKLRDCL is encoded by the coding sequence GACAAGATACTTGAAGACTCCAATAATACTACCGCTACCATGATTGAACTCTATCGTCTCATTCAAAATTCTGAGGGGAGAAGGGACAGTGCGGTAAAATCTAATAGCGGTAGCTCCTGCTGCTTACGGGATTTATTTGGTTTTATTTTTGTCGAAATGCTAAACAACATCGCTTTTGGAAGAGGGAATCCAAACTTGGTAGATAAAGTTGTTAAAGCAACTAACGGTGACACACTTGATATTAGAACTAGAATTTATAGGTTGGCAATTAACAGAGACCTTCTGCCGAAGGACATAATCAAATTGATTGACCCAAAAACTCCGGTTGTTAATCTTCCCCCGTTGGTCCGAGATATCCTATCGGAACAATTCAGCAAAAATGTTTTGAAAGACTACCAGTCGTTTATCGACAATATCCGAATTGACGGTAAAGCGGCATTTGACAGAATAATCGAGACGCATCTCAGGCTGGTGCACAAAAATGCCAGATTTATTGCCACTAAGGTTAGTAGTCTGCCTATTGATGATCTTATCCAAGAAGGTAGTATTGGTCTAATGAAAGCAGCTGAGCATTTTGATCCAGCTTATGGCCACAGATTTATGTCTTACGCCCCTTACTGGATTCAGCAAACCGCAGATAGAGCCATTTCAGACCAAGGCAGGACTATCCGCATCCCGGTACACAGGGTTGAGTCTATCAACAAACTGCTTAGAGTAAAGAGTCTCCTAAAACAAGCATCTGACCAAGAACCTACCTTAGAGGAAATCGGCGAAGCAATGGATTTGTCTTTAGCCCAGGTTAATAAAATAATAGCGTTAACACAGATGCAAGTATCGTTAGCACCAATAGCTGAAGAAGACAGTTACCTGGGCGATTCTATCGTGGACCTCACAACTCGATCCCCATTTGATGCCATCTGCAAACAGTTGCTCAAAGAGCAAATCGAAGAGGCGCTGACCGCCCTGACTCCCCGCGAGCAGCGGGTGATTCGCTTAAGATTTGGACTTGATGATGACCAGGGCCGCACCCTAGAGGAAGTGGCGCAAGAGTTTAACTTAACCAGAGAACGTATACGCCAGATTGAAGTTAATGCAATAAGAAAACTTAGCCATCCAGTCAGGATTGGGAAGCTAAGAGACTGCCTATAG